From Chryseobacterium sp. H1D6B, a single genomic window includes:
- a CDS encoding TonB-dependent receptor: MKQKIVLLFSLTASCFFYAQSVEGTITDKDNKPAADTEILITKDQKKFSAITDDKGGYKIQLKENGNYLLEIIKDGVKANTEKISVTGTLRKDIKIKEEAPVVEQKIEGVTVTAKKKLFERKVDRLVFNVENSVASQGIDVMEALAKTPMVRATDDAISIAGKSNVAVMINDRLLNLSGQELINYLKTLRSDDIAKIEVITTPPAKYEAEGKSGLINIVMKKNTNLGWNGSIQTSGSYFYGRPVVGTRGGASFNYQGNKLSITANLSAGDNNWENTAYNYLTGTTNSNYWNTDTKNSSNYKYKGGNLKGEYKINDKNLVGFNYNYSFSNPLEQSENRTYISNEEGMLSLFSDNKNKNHRNVHNTTAFYDVKLDTLGSKLSVSANLMLNDANARNFYNTVTTSTVSTFTNPISKYRIYSGQADLEKNFAKIKTESGIKFTQIKNDSDFNFFNIEDGQFIVNKDRTNTFNYNEKNYAAYVSTSFKINEKWDAKAGLRYEYTNLEGVSLNDNSSAKINYGKFFPTAYLSYKANENNTFSLNYSRRITRPYFGNLNPFKYYTSEYEYSTGNPYLLPSFSDNFEFGYVLKNNFNVTLYYNRNKDDWDRIQIVEGNLKYSIVKNFYNEDQAGINLSYNYNKLKWLESNIFVNGYYAKSKSYLPDAVSAPAGYSANFNIDNNFFLNKEKTLTLMLGLWSNLPNRDGNTYYYANASVYTGMKLNLMQKKLMVNLYLNDVLNTNRNKGIEYYPNYNVDYFSKGITRNMYLSVTYKFGNNDVKGATKEVKFEESNRAGGSGN; the protein is encoded by the coding sequence ATGAAACAAAAAATCGTTCTTCTCTTCAGTCTTACTGCGTCATGCTTTTTCTATGCGCAGAGCGTTGAAGGAACTATTACCGATAAAGACAACAAGCCGGCCGCTGACACTGAAATCCTTATCACCAAGGATCAGAAAAAGTTTTCTGCTATTACTGATGACAAAGGAGGATATAAAATTCAGCTTAAAGAAAACGGAAATTATCTATTAGAAATCATAAAAGACGGAGTAAAAGCAAACACAGAAAAAATTTCTGTAACCGGTACCCTCCGAAAAGATATTAAAATAAAGGAAGAAGCACCTGTAGTAGAACAAAAAATAGAAGGAGTCACCGTAACGGCCAAGAAAAAACTCTTTGAAAGAAAAGTCGACCGATTAGTCTTCAATGTAGAAAATTCTGTAGCCTCACAGGGAATTGATGTGATGGAAGCTTTAGCTAAAACTCCGATGGTACGTGCCACGGATGATGCGATCTCTATTGCAGGAAAAAGCAACGTTGCCGTGATGATCAATGACAGACTTCTGAATTTATCCGGCCAGGAACTTATTAATTATCTTAAAACACTCCGTTCTGATGACATCGCTAAAATAGAGGTTATTACCACTCCCCCTGCAAAATACGAAGCGGAAGGAAAAAGCGGCCTGATCAATATTGTCATGAAGAAAAATACAAACTTAGGCTGGAATGGCTCTATACAGACTTCAGGAAGTTATTTTTATGGACGTCCTGTAGTGGGGACAAGAGGAGGAGCAAGCTTTAATTATCAGGGAAACAAATTATCTATTACAGCTAATTTATCCGCAGGCGACAATAATTGGGAAAATACTGCTTACAATTATCTGACAGGAACTACCAATTCAAATTACTGGAATACCGATACCAAGAACTCAAGCAATTACAAATATAAAGGCGGCAATCTTAAAGGCGAGTATAAAATCAATGATAAAAATCTTGTAGGGTTCAACTACAATTATTCTTTCAGCAATCCGCTTGAACAGTCAGAAAACCGGACTTATATATCCAATGAAGAAGGGATGCTTAGTTTATTCTCAGATAATAAAAACAAAAATCACAGAAATGTCCACAATACCACAGCTTTTTATGATGTAAAACTTGATACACTTGGAAGTAAGCTAAGTGTGTCTGCCAACTTAATGCTGAATGACGCCAATGCAAGGAATTTCTATAATACAGTTACCACAAGTACGGTATCTACCTTTACGAATCCTATCAGTAAATATAGAATTTATTCCGGGCAGGCAGATCTGGAGAAAAATTTTGCTAAGATAAAAACGGAATCAGGGATCAAATTCACTCAGATCAAAAATGATTCGGACTTTAATTTTTTCAATATTGAAGACGGTCAGTTTATTGTCAATAAAGACAGAACCAATACATTCAACTATAATGAAAAGAATTATGCGGCCTACGTATCTACCAGTTTTAAAATTAATGAAAAATGGGATGCAAAAGCCGGACTCCGTTATGAGTACACCAATCTGGAAGGAGTCTCGTTAAACGATAACTCTTCTGCCAAGATCAATTACGGGAAATTCTTCCCGACTGCTTATTTGAGTTATAAAGCTAATGAAAACAACACATTTTCTTTAAATTATTCAAGAAGAATCACGCGTCCGTATTTCGGAAACCTGAATCCATTCAAATATTATACTTCAGAATATGAGTACAGCACAGGAAACCCTTATCTTCTGCCTTCATTTTCAGACAACTTTGAATTTGGATATGTCTTGAAGAACAATTTCAATGTTACTTTATATTATAACAGAAACAAAGATGACTGGGACAGAATCCAGATCGTAGAAGGCAATCTGAAATACAGTATTGTAAAAAACTTTTATAATGAAGATCAGGCAGGAATTAACCTCAGTTATAATTACAACAAATTAAAATGGCTGGAATCTAATATTTTTGTGAACGGCTATTATGCCAAATCAAAATCCTATCTTCCTGATGCAGTATCGGCACCCGCAGGATACAGCGCCAATTTTAATATTGACAACAACTTTTTCTTAAACAAAGAAAAAACGCTTACTTTAATGCTGGGGCTGTGGAGCAATCTTCCCAATAGAGACGGAAATACCTATTATTATGCAAATGCTTCCGTTTATACAGGAATGAAATTGAATCTGATGCAGAAAAAATTGATGGTCAATTTATATTTAAATGATGTTTTAAATACCAACCGTAATAAAGGAATAGAATATTATCCCAATTATAATGTTGACTATTTTTCCAAAGGAATTACACGAAATATGTATCTTTCCGTAACCTATAAATTCGGAAATAATGATGTGAAGGGAGCAACGAAGGAAGTGAAATTTGAAGAATCAAACAGAGCAGGCGGAAGCGGTAACTAA
- a CDS encoding Crp/Fnr family transcriptional regulator, with product MHDKLLKFIQSAHPFNPEEIEMIKKYFEPVVYPKNTVIEEDGKVPQYLYYIVSGYLRLFHFDQNGDEVTTHINCPPGFFTSYFHFINQTRSEENVECITDCELLRITKDNLDKITQESDAMKNFSISVFQQAVNYNENRSKELAVLNGEQRYLKLIQNYPEILQNVPIQYIASFLGMKPESLSRIRRKLIN from the coding sequence ATGCACGACAAGCTTTTGAAATTTATACAATCTGCCCATCCTTTCAATCCTGAGGAAATTGAAATGATAAAAAAATATTTTGAACCTGTTGTCTATCCAAAAAATACTGTTATTGAAGAAGACGGAAAAGTTCCGCAGTATCTGTACTATATTGTTTCCGGGTATCTCCGTTTATTTCATTTTGATCAGAATGGAGATGAGGTGACCACTCATATCAACTGCCCGCCGGGATTTTTTACTTCTTATTTTCATTTTATCAATCAGACCCGTTCCGAAGAAAATGTAGAATGTATTACCGACTGCGAACTTCTGAGAATCACAAAAGATAATTTAGACAAGATCACCCAGGAAAGTGACGCCATGAAAAATTTCAGCATTTCTGTATTTCAGCAGGCCGTCAATTACAATGAAAACCGATCAAAAGAACTGGCTGTTTTAAATGGGGAACAACGCTATTTAAAACTTATTCAGAACTACCCTGAGATCCTTCAGAATGTTCCCATTCAATATATTGCTTCTTTTTTAGGAATGAAACCTGAAAGTTTAAGCCGGATCCGCCGGAAATTAATTAACTAA
- a CDS encoding GNAT family N-acetyltransferase produces MIIRKGNIDDLAGLRRLFADTIINVCRSDYNDEQITVWSSATENIKRWESVLEEQFVLISEEQDQITGFCTLDKGNYIDLLFVHKDYLRQGTAEKLYTAVEQEAIRLNQAALTSDVSKTAKSFFEKMGFIVLKEQTVYVKDIEFINYKMRKTLS; encoded by the coding sequence ATGATTATTAGAAAAGGAAATATTGATGATCTAGCAGGACTCCGGCGCCTTTTTGCAGATACCATTATAAATGTATGCAGATCTGATTATAATGATGAACAAATTACCGTCTGGTCATCAGCCACTGAAAATATAAAAAGATGGGAAAGCGTATTAGAAGAACAATTTGTATTGATCTCAGAGGAACAAGATCAAATTACAGGATTCTGTACTCTTGATAAAGGAAATTACATTGATCTGCTGTTCGTACATAAAGACTATCTCCGGCAGGGAACTGCTGAGAAACTTTACACTGCTGTTGAGCAGGAGGCAATACGGCTGAATCAGGCAGCCCTGACTTCTGATGTAAGCAAAACTGCAAAAAGTTTTTTTGAAAAAATGGGTTTCATCGTTTTAAAAGAACAGACTGTGTATGTAAAAGACATAGAATTCATCAATTACAAAATGAGAAAAACTTTGAGTTGA
- a CDS encoding PaaI family thioesterase — translation MLHLTKDAISRWSSILTTKDKMYKRIKESFDKQGLMKTLNAHLEEVEKGKVKITCEFSEGLTQQHGFFHAGVTTSIADSACGYAALTMMPENTKVLSVEFKINLLKPADTKKLIAVGKVMQSGKKLTICEGYVYDSSEEKLIAKMTATMISVEK, via the coding sequence ATGCTACACCTTACAAAAGATGCAATATCCAGATGGAGCTCGATCTTAACAACCAAAGATAAAATGTACAAAAGAATAAAGGAGAGCTTCGACAAGCAGGGTTTGATGAAAACCTTAAATGCCCACCTAGAAGAAGTGGAAAAAGGAAAAGTGAAGATCACCTGTGAGTTTTCAGAAGGCCTGACACAGCAGCACGGATTTTTTCATGCAGGCGTTACTACAAGTATTGCTGACAGCGCCTGCGGGTATGCCGCTTTAACCATGATGCCAGAAAATACAAAAGTCTTAAGTGTCGAGTTTAAAATAAATCTTTTAAAACCTGCCGATACAAAGAAACTTATTGCAGTTGGAAAAGTCATGCAGTCCGGAAAGAAACTGACCATCTGTGAAGGATATGTGTATGACAGCTCAGAAGAAAAGCTGATTGCGAAAATGACCGCAACAATGATCTCAGTTGAGAAATAA
- a CDS encoding NAD-dependent epimerase/dehydratase family protein translates to MIQNKVSLVSGANGHLGNNLVRTLIQKGIPVRATVRNINNKKPFEGLNCEVVPADITDKASFVKALQGVDTFYAVGASFKLWAKDPKKEIYDVNIEGTRNTIEAAAEAGVKRIVYVSSIAALDYTKLPAKESYGYNPDRRDMYYNSKNDGEKLAFQLAEELGIELVSVMPAAMIGSEASLPLNVSYGILKLILNKQIPVDTKITLNWVDVKDVAEGCYLAAQKGRPGERYILANEKCMTITDTTILADQLYPELKLKVPGSVPKLILYTIAGIMELSAKLSGKAPVLTRKDIAMFSGLQQNFDISKARMELGFNPKSPEKAVKEALDYLMNHKELL, encoded by the coding sequence ATGATACAAAATAAAGTAAGCCTGGTTTCTGGAGCCAACGGCCATTTAGGAAATAATTTAGTAAGAACTCTAATCCAGAAAGGGATTCCTGTACGCGCAACAGTAAGAAATATCAATAATAAAAAGCCATTTGAGGGTTTAAACTGTGAAGTAGTGCCGGCCGATATTACTGACAAAGCTTCTTTCGTAAAGGCGCTTCAGGGAGTAGACACATTTTATGCCGTGGGAGCTTCTTTTAAACTTTGGGCAAAAGATCCGAAGAAAGAAATTTACGACGTCAATATTGAAGGAACGCGTAATACGATTGAAGCCGCAGCAGAAGCCGGTGTAAAAAGAATTGTCTATGTAAGCTCTATTGCGGCATTAGATTATACAAAACTTCCTGCCAAAGAAAGTTACGGCTATAATCCAGACCGGAGAGATATGTATTATAATTCTAAAAATGACGGTGAGAAACTGGCATTTCAGCTGGCAGAAGAATTAGGGATAGAGCTGGTTTCTGTAATGCCTGCCGCTATGATCGGAAGTGAAGCATCACTCCCGCTGAATGTTTCTTACGGTATTTTAAAATTAATTCTCAATAAACAGATTCCGGTAGATACAAAAATAACCCTGAACTGGGTAGATGTAAAAGACGTTGCTGAAGGCTGTTATCTTGCTGCACAAAAAGGACGTCCCGGAGAACGCTACATTTTAGCCAATGAAAAATGTATGACGATTACAGATACTACTATTCTGGCAGATCAATTATACCCTGAATTAAAGCTAAAAGTGCCGGGCTCTGTTCCTAAGTTGATCCTTTATACCATTGCAGGTATCATGGAGCTTTCTGCAAAGCTGAGCGGAAAAGCACCTGTACTGACAAGAAAAGATATTGCCATGTTTTCAGGACTGCAGCAGAATTTTGATATTTCTAAAGCCAGAATGGAATTAGGTTTTAATCCTAAAAGCCCTGAAAAAGCTGTAAAAGAGGCCTTAGACTATTTGATGAACCACAAGGAGCTCTTATAA
- a CDS encoding class I SAM-dependent methyltransferase — MQENKYDNTSFFEQYEKMLRSQKGLEGTGEWPALKKMLPDFNGKDVLDLGCGFGWHCRYAVENGAKSVIGIDLSEKMLEKARKINNLDGIQYERKALEDVDYPSEKFDIILSSLTFHYIESFDILLQNIYKWLKPGGHFVFSVEHPVFTAQGNQDWSYNENGDKLHWPVDSYFIEGKRNTSFLGEDVVKYHRTLTTYLNSLLKQGFKIKEITEPEPSEEMLQEFTEMKDELRRPMMLLISAEK, encoded by the coding sequence ATGCAGGAAAACAAATACGACAACACCTCCTTCTTCGAGCAATATGAAAAAATGCTCCGTTCCCAAAAAGGGCTGGAAGGTACAGGAGAATGGCCTGCTCTGAAAAAAATGCTGCCAGATTTCAACGGAAAAGATGTACTTGATCTAGGCTGCGGTTTCGGCTGGCACTGCCGGTATGCGGTAGAAAATGGAGCTAAATCTGTTATCGGGATTGATCTTTCAGAAAAGATGCTTGAAAAAGCCAGGAAGATCAATAATCTTGACGGCATTCAATATGAAAGAAAAGCTCTGGAAGACGTTGATTATCCTTCTGAAAAATTTGACATCATATTGAGCTCTTTGACCTTCCATTATATAGAATCCTTTGATATTCTGCTTCAAAATATTTATAAATGGCTTAAGCCGGGCGGACATTTTGTATTTTCTGTTGAGCATCCGGTTTTTACAGCTCAAGGAAATCAGGACTGGTCTTATAATGAAAATGGAGATAAGCTGCATTGGCCGGTAGACAGTTATTTTATAGAAGGAAAAAGAAATACTTCATTTTTAGGAGAAGATGTTGTAAAATACCACAGAACGTTAACGACTTATCTAAACAGTCTTTTAAAACAGGGTTTCAAGATTAAAGAAATTACAGAACCCGAACCTAGTGAAGAAATGCTGCAGGAGTTTACAGAAATGAAAGATGAACTGCGCCGTCCGATGATGTTATTAATTTCAGCAGAAAAATAA
- a CDS encoding TetR/AcrR family transcriptional regulator, whose translation MKTEKVKDRILRAASDLFYKQGFNSTGINQIIAEADIAIGSLYNHFSSKNELLKAYLIKEELEWFKGFEEQSAQLLSPKDKLAALVKYRKKLQDSTNFAGCHFIKIISEVGDSNPEVSDFVKKHKQKQKDLIKEFVAQIQSADVEEMTETIFLLLEGALVISTVDKNTKGFDQAKKIIQGLLS comes from the coding sequence ATGAAAACAGAAAAGGTGAAAGACAGGATTCTTAGAGCTGCATCGGACTTATTCTATAAGCAGGGGTTTAATTCTACGGGGATTAATCAGATCATTGCGGAAGCTGATATTGCGATCGGATCTTTATACAATCATTTTTCATCTAAAAATGAACTTCTGAAGGCCTATCTTATCAAAGAAGAACTGGAGTGGTTTAAAGGTTTTGAGGAACAGAGTGCCCAGCTTTTATCTCCAAAAGACAAACTGGCTGCCTTAGTGAAGTATCGTAAAAAGCTGCAGGATTCTACAAATTTTGCCGGATGTCATTTTATCAAGATCATTTCCGAAGTGGGAGACAGCAATCCTGAAGTCAGTGATTTTGTAAAGAAACATAAACAAAAACAGAAAGACCTGATCAAAGAATTTGTTGCTCAAATTCAATCTGCAGATGTTGAAGAAATGACAGAAACTATTTTTTTACTGCTTGAAGGTGCTTTAGTAATTTCAACAGTCGATAAAAATACGAAAGGTTTTGATCAGGCAAAAAAAATTATTCAGGGACTTTTGTCCTGA
- a CDS encoding GyrI-like domain-containing protein: MTVIKDLKIIGISVRTTNKDNQASQDLGKLWEQFFAENVSGRAPHKLNDNIYTVYTDYKSNYTEEYTAIIGVPVSDISDIPEGLIGREFPAENFQLFTPKGKMPDAVVKTWLDIWKNDSSLNRKYTYDLEVYGKNCQNGDESEVEIFIAVN, translated from the coding sequence ATGACAGTAATCAAAGATCTAAAAATCATCGGAATTTCAGTCCGAACAACCAATAAAGACAATCAGGCTTCTCAAGATCTTGGAAAATTATGGGAACAGTTCTTTGCTGAAAATGTCTCAGGCAGAGCTCCTCATAAACTCAATGACAACATTTATACGGTCTACACCGACTACAAAAGCAATTATACGGAAGAATATACTGCAATAATTGGAGTTCCGGTCTCAGATATCAGTGACATTCCTGAAGGGCTGATAGGAAGAGAATTTCCAGCTGAAAATTTCCAGCTTTTTACACCTAAAGGAAAAATGCCTGATGCCGTAGTAAAAACATGGCTTGACATCTGGAAAAATGACTCCTCATTAAACAGAAAATATACGTATGACCTTGAAGTATATGGTAAAAATTGTCAAAATGGTGATGAGTCAGAGGTTGAAATTTTTATAGCAGTAAATTAA
- a CDS encoding nuclear transport factor 2 family protein — translation MKTIKKLIPLFFISFLLFSCNEISKNENKSSENEKLIKNYFELFNKHQWEDLSNLYIENAVFKDPSLGTGIVKQTKKDFAKKYSELNQMFPDLKDSIIQIYPSGEKNIIVEFISTGTAPGSPKFELPICTIFTIENGKITKDFTYYDNFDEKIE, via the coding sequence ATGAAAACAATCAAAAAACTAATCCCTTTATTTTTTATTTCATTCCTTTTATTTTCCTGTAATGAAATTTCAAAAAATGAAAACAAGAGCAGCGAAAACGAAAAATTGATTAAAAATTATTTTGAGCTCTTTAACAAGCACCAATGGGAAGACCTCTCGAATTTATATATTGAAAATGCAGTATTTAAAGATCCTTCATTAGGAACCGGTATTGTAAAACAGACCAAAAAAGATTTTGCAAAAAAGTACTCAGAATTAAACCAAATGTTTCCTGATTTAAAAGACAGCATCATTCAGATCTATCCTTCCGGCGAAAAAAATATTATCGTAGAGTTTATTTCCACTGGAACGGCTCCGGGAAGTCCAAAGTTTGAACTGCCGATCTGCACTATTTTCACCATCGAAAACGGCAAAATAACAAAAGATTTTACTTATTACGATAATTTTGATGAAAAAATTGAATAG
- a CDS encoding MFS transporter — MKSNYLKLFVILFAQLLSIMDIFIINVSIPSIQRDIHASNGEMQFIIAAYLIGFASFLITGGRLGDFYGRKKLFLAGLILFMASSTACGLSSNSLFLIISRFLQGFSAALMSPQVLSMIQILFPRHEERTKAMGWYGITIGIGTILGQFLGGYFSSLTFINEAWRLIFFINIPICLLAVFLGFKILEESKTASVEKFDFFGVAVLASGLFCFTYALTMSEQGNFDFKNLFLISISVIILLFFINNQKLKILKGKPYLIDFKLFKFKNFNLGILAVSFFFIMLDSYFYILSIFFQEGLKIDPLDSGEVLVFQGIGFILASIFSTKLILRYGKKILIMGLLLIIAVLLLQGYFITGGSSIFILYLLLFIHGIGVGSIIPSLANIALSGIPKDLIGNASGVYITLQQTAAIIGIIIIGSLFYYFLGQEPLVSDYQKAFKIALSTNIICLIAVIGLILKVPNNILPGKK; from the coding sequence ATGAAATCAAATTATCTTAAATTATTCGTTATACTTTTTGCTCAGCTTCTGAGTATCATGGATATTTTTATTATCAATGTTTCCATCCCCTCTATTCAGCGGGATATTCATGCTTCCAACGGAGAAATGCAGTTTATTATCGCCGCCTATCTTATCGGTTTTGCTTCTTTTCTGATTACAGGGGGCCGGCTTGGAGACTTCTATGGCAGGAAGAAATTATTTCTTGCCGGTCTGATTCTTTTTATGGCCAGTTCTACTGCCTGCGGGCTGTCTTCGAATTCATTATTTCTTATCATCTCTAGGTTTTTACAGGGGTTTAGTGCCGCTTTAATGTCACCGCAGGTTTTATCAATGATCCAGATTTTATTTCCGAGACATGAAGAACGCACAAAAGCGATGGGCTGGTATGGAATTACAATTGGGATCGGAACTATTTTAGGACAGTTCTTAGGAGGATATTTTTCATCCCTTACTTTTATAAATGAAGCTTGGAGACTGATCTTCTTTATTAATATTCCTATTTGTCTTCTGGCTGTTTTTCTTGGTTTTAAAATATTGGAGGAATCTAAAACGGCTTCTGTGGAGAAATTTGATTTTTTTGGAGTTGCTGTATTAGCTTCTGGATTATTTTGTTTTACTTATGCCTTAACGATGTCCGAACAGGGAAATTTTGATTTCAAGAACCTATTTTTGATCAGTATTTCTGTTATTATTCTCCTTTTCTTTATTAACAATCAGAAGCTTAAAATACTGAAAGGCAAGCCGTATTTGATTGATTTTAAGTTATTTAAATTCAAAAATTTCAATCTGGGAATTCTTGCTGTTTCATTTTTCTTCATCATGCTGGATTCTTATTTTTATATACTGTCTATTTTCTTTCAGGAAGGATTGAAAATAGATCCTCTGGATTCCGGAGAAGTATTAGTTTTTCAAGGTATAGGTTTTATTCTTGCCTCCATTTTTTCTACAAAACTAATTTTAAGATATGGTAAAAAGATCCTGATCATGGGACTGTTATTGATCATTGCTGTACTTTTGCTGCAGGGATATTTTATTACAGGAGGTTCCTCAATTTTTATCCTTTATTTATTACTGTTCATCCATGGAATAGGAGTGGGAAGTATTATTCCGTCTTTGGCCAATATTGCATTGTCCGGAATTCCAAAAGATCTCATCGGAAATGCCTCAGGAGTCTATATTACTTTACAGCAGACTGCAGCAATTATCGGAATTATTATCATTGGAAGTCTGTTTTATTATTTTTTGGGACAGGAACCTTTAGTTTCAGATTATCAAAAGGCTTTTAAAATTGCACTGTCTACCAATATAATATGCTTAATAGCTGTTATAGGTCTTATTTTAAAGGTCCCCAATAATATTCTTCCAGGGAAAAAATAA
- a CDS encoding helix-turn-helix domain-containing GNAT family N-acetyltransferase, giving the protein MNLFEKTGKMALGSRLRLLTAKVTEDASKIYGLYDVEFSPKWFPVFFILSEEGEKTITEIAEEIGHSQPSVTKIVKEMITAGLIEDNLKSKDKRRNVVGLTKKGQQLSDEMKVQWQDVEGAVENIMNEASHNLWEAVAEWEFLLEQKSLFKRVQDQKKLRESKEVEIVDYEPKYQSAFKSLNEEWISTYFEMEEADYKALDNPKEYILDKGGKIIVALYQNKPVGVCALIKMNDPIYDFEMAKMAVSPNVQGKSIGWLLGLAVIKKAREAGASKLYLESNTILKPAINLYYKMGFQKVAGHATPYKRCNIQMELDLNNQR; this is encoded by the coding sequence ATGAATTTATTTGAAAAAACAGGAAAAATGGCTTTAGGAAGCAGATTACGTTTGCTTACCGCTAAAGTGACAGAAGATGCTTCTAAAATCTATGGACTTTACGATGTAGAATTCTCTCCAAAATGGTTCCCCGTATTTTTTATTCTTTCTGAGGAAGGAGAAAAAACAATTACAGAAATAGCCGAAGAAATTGGCCACTCTCAGCCTTCGGTAACAAAAATCGTTAAGGAAATGATAACCGCGGGACTGATTGAAGATAATCTTAAATCAAAAGATAAACGCAGAAATGTTGTCGGCCTGACCAAAAAGGGACAGCAGCTTTCTGATGAAATGAAAGTACAGTGGCAGGATGTAGAAGGGGCTGTGGAAAATATCATGAATGAAGCCAGTCATAATCTTTGGGAAGCTGTTGCAGAATGGGAATTTTTATTAGAGCAAAAATCATTATTTAAAAGAGTTCAGGACCAGAAAAAGCTTCGCGAAAGTAAAGAAGTTGAAATTGTAGACTATGAACCCAAATACCAGTCAGCTTTCAAATCTTTGAATGAGGAATGGATCTCCACTTATTTTGAAATGGAAGAAGCAGATTATAAAGCTCTGGACAATCCAAAAGAATATATTTTAGACAAAGGCGGAAAAATAATTGTCGCACTTTATCAAAATAAACCTGTGGGAGTCTGTGCATTAATTAAAATGAACGATCCTATTTATGATTTTGAGATGGCAAAAATGGCAGTTTCCCCCAATGTCCAAGGGAAAAGTATAGGCTGGCTGCTGGGTCTGGCTGTGATAAAAAAAGCCCGGGAAGCAGGAGCATCAAAACTATATCTGGAAAGCAACACCATCTTAAAACCTGCAATTAATTTATATTACAAAATGGGCTTTCAAAAAGTTGCCGGCCATGCTACACCTTACAAAAGATGCAATATCCAGATGGAGCTCGATCTTAACAACCAAAGATAA
- a CDS encoding DUF2867 domain-containing protein — MKIPENSLLNNQNFDYADSFEKEFVSRENHINSSELGKLFFSSGSGWIKKLFSFRNKIVKVFGLKTPEDQEKKEVKYEPGDQIGLFKVINKTNNEIIIGEDDKHLNFQVSLLLDNEDSRNHKRKLTITTIVKYNNWWGKLYFFPVKPFHKLIVPSMLNGIIKNLQ, encoded by the coding sequence ATGAAAATACCTGAAAATTCTTTATTAAATAATCAAAATTTTGATTACGCAGATTCTTTTGAAAAAGAATTTGTAAGCAGAGAAAATCATATCAATTCCTCTGAACTTGGAAAACTATTTTTTTCGAGCGGTTCTGGATGGATAAAAAAATTATTTTCATTCAGGAATAAAATTGTTAAAGTGTTTGGCTTAAAAACTCCGGAAGATCAGGAAAAAAAAGAAGTGAAATATGAACCCGGTGATCAGATAGGACTTTTCAAGGTCATTAATAAAACCAATAACGAGATCATCATTGGAGAGGATGACAAGCATTTGAATTTTCAAGTTTCTCTGCTTTTGGATAATGAAGACAGCAGGAACCATAAAAGAAAATTAACGATAACCACTATCGTCAAATATAATAACTGGTGGGGGAAATTATATTTTTTTCCTGTGAAGCCTTTCCATAAATTAATTGTTCCGTCCATGTTGAATGGAATCATAAAAAACCTTCAGTAA